In one Cronobacter dublinensis subsp. dublinensis LMG 23823 genomic region, the following are encoded:
- the alaA gene encoding alanine transaminase AlaA, whose amino-acid sequence MSPIEKSSKLDNVCYDIRGPVLKEAKRIEEEGQKVLKLNIGNPAPFGFDAPDEILVDVIRNLPTAQGYCDSKGLYTARKAIMQHYQARDMRDVTVEDIYIGNGVSELIVQAMQALLNTGDEMLVPAPDYPLWTAAVSLSGGKAVHYLCDESSDWFPDLDDIRAKITPRTRGIVIINPNNPTGAVYSKELLLEIVEIARQHNLIIFADEIYDKILYDDAEHHSIAALAPDLLTVTFNGLSKTYRVAGFRQGWMVLNGPKKHAKGYIEGLEMLASMRLCANVPAQHAIQTALGGYQSISEFIVPGGRLYEQRNRAWELINEIPGVSCVKPRGALYMFPKIDAKRFNIHDDQKMVLDFLLQEKVLLVQGTAFNWPWPDHVRIVTLPRIDELDLAITKLGRFLSGYHQ is encoded by the coding sequence ATGTCGCCCATCGAAAAATCCAGCAAGCTCGACAATGTCTGTTATGACATCCGCGGCCCGGTGCTTAAAGAGGCCAAACGCATTGAAGAAGAAGGCCAAAAAGTTCTTAAGCTGAATATCGGCAACCCTGCGCCGTTCGGTTTTGACGCGCCTGATGAAATCCTGGTGGATGTTATCCGCAACCTGCCTACCGCGCAGGGCTATTGCGATTCCAAAGGCCTCTACACCGCGCGCAAAGCCATCATGCAGCACTACCAGGCGCGCGACATGCGCGACGTCACCGTTGAAGATATCTATATTGGCAACGGCGTCTCCGAGCTTATCGTGCAGGCGATGCAGGCCCTGCTAAACACAGGCGACGAAATGCTGGTCCCTGCGCCGGACTATCCGCTCTGGACGGCAGCGGTGTCACTCTCCGGCGGCAAAGCGGTACACTATCTGTGTGATGAATCCTCCGACTGGTTTCCGGATCTCGACGATATTCGCGCCAAAATCACGCCGCGCACACGCGGGATCGTCATCATCAACCCGAACAACCCGACCGGCGCGGTCTATTCAAAAGAACTGCTGCTGGAGATTGTTGAGATTGCGCGCCAGCATAACCTCATCATTTTTGCTGATGAGATTTATGACAAGATCCTCTACGACGACGCCGAGCATCATTCGATCGCGGCGCTGGCACCGGATCTGCTCACCGTCACGTTCAACGGGCTGTCGAAAACCTACCGCGTTGCCGGTTTTCGTCAGGGCTGGATGGTGCTGAACGGGCCGAAAAAACACGCGAAGGGCTATATAGAAGGGCTGGAGATGCTCGCCTCGATGCGTCTGTGCGCCAACGTGCCGGCGCAGCACGCCATCCAGACGGCGCTTGGCGGCTACCAGAGCATCAGCGAGTTTATCGTGCCTGGCGGTCGGCTCTATGAGCAGCGCAACCGCGCGTGGGAACTGATTAACGAGATCCCGGGCGTCAGCTGCGTGAAACCGCGCGGCGCGCTCTATATGTTTCCGAAAATTGACGCCAAACGGTTTAACATTCACGACGATCAGAAGATGGTGCTCGACTTCCTCTTACAGGAAAAAGTGCTGCTGGTTCAGGGTACCGCGTTTAACTGGCCGTGGCCGGATCATGTGCGTATCGTGACGCTGCCGCGCATTGACGAACTCGATCTCGCCATTACCAAACTGGGCCGCTTCCTTTCCGGCTACCACCAGTAA
- the yfbR gene encoding 5'-deoxynucleotidase, producing MSQSHFFAYLSRLKLINRWPLMRNVRTENVSEHSLQVAMVAHALAAIKNRKFQGDVNPERIALLAMYHDASEVLTGDLPTPVKYFNSQIAHEYKAIEKIAQQKLIEMVPEELQDIFAPLLDEHHYTEEEKSLVKQADALCAYLKCLEELSAGNNEFLLAKSRLEKTLAQRHSPEMDYFMQVFVPSFHLSLDEISQDSPL from the coding sequence ATGAGTCAGAGTCATTTTTTCGCCTACCTTTCCCGCCTGAAGTTAATCAACCGCTGGCCATTAATGCGCAACGTGCGCACCGAGAATGTCTCTGAACACAGTCTGCAGGTGGCGATGGTCGCCCATGCGCTTGCCGCAATTAAAAACCGCAAATTTCAGGGTGACGTCAATCCGGAGCGTATCGCGCTGCTGGCGATGTATCACGACGCCAGCGAAGTGCTGACGGGCGATCTGCCGACGCCGGTGAAATATTTCAATTCCCAGATAGCCCATGAATACAAGGCCATCGAGAAAATCGCCCAGCAGAAGCTCATCGAGATGGTGCCTGAGGAGTTGCAGGACATTTTCGCCCCGCTGCTGGATGAGCATCACTATACCGAAGAGGAGAAATCGCTGGTTAAACAGGCAGACGCGCTGTGCGCTTACCTGAAATGCCTGGAAGAGCTTTCGGCAGGCAATAACGAATTCCTGCTTGCCAAAAGCCGTCTTGAGAAAACGCTGGCGCAGCGGCACAGCCCCGAAATGGATTATTTCATGCAGGTGTTCGTGCCAAGCTTTCATCTCTCACTGGATGAGATAAGCCAGGACTCCCCGCTCTGA
- a CDS encoding SLC13 family permease produces the protein MNGELIWVLTLLGVAVVLFATGKIRMDAVALLVIVAFILSGTLTVNEAFAGFSDPNVILIAALFVIGDGLVRTGVATRMGAWLVQMAGSSETRMLVLLMLTVAGLGAFMSSTGVVAIFIPVVISVCARMKIAPSRLMMPLSFAGLISGMMTLVATPPNLVVNSELLREGHAGFGFFSVTPVGLAILALGILYMLLMRFMLGTAESADKPQAWSRRTFRDFIRDYHLTGRARRLAIRPGSPLIGHRLDDLKLRERYGANVIGVERWRRFRRVIVDVNGVTEFRARDVLLIDISASDIDLRQFCSEQQLEPMILRGDYFSDHALDVGMAELSLTPEGDMVGKTVREIRFRSRYGLNVVGIKREGKALPGAVVNEPLQLGDLLLVVGPWKLISQLGQKSRDVVVLNLPVEESDASPAHSQAPHAIFCLALMVAMMLTDEIPNPVAAIIACLLMGKFRCINPESAWKAIHWPSIILIVGMMPFAQALQKTGGVALIVDGLMRVGGGYGPHVMLACLFVMCAAIGLFISNTATAVLMAPIALAAANTMGVSPYPFSMGVAMAASAAFMTPVSSPVNTLVLGPGNYRFSDFVKTGVPFTLIVMVVCVLLIPVLFPF, from the coding sequence GTGAATGGTGAATTGATCTGGGTGCTGACCCTGCTTGGCGTGGCGGTGGTGCTGTTCGCTACCGGGAAAATCCGCATGGACGCCGTGGCGCTCTTGGTCATCGTCGCGTTCATCCTGAGCGGCACGCTGACCGTGAATGAAGCCTTTGCCGGTTTCAGCGATCCGAACGTTATCCTTATCGCCGCGCTGTTTGTTATCGGCGACGGGCTGGTGCGCACCGGTGTTGCCACCAGAATGGGCGCCTGGCTGGTACAGATGGCGGGCAGCAGCGAAACCCGGATGCTGGTGCTGTTAATGCTAACCGTCGCCGGGCTTGGCGCCTTTATGAGTTCCACTGGCGTCGTGGCGATTTTTATTCCCGTGGTGATAAGCGTCTGCGCGCGCATGAAGATCGCGCCGTCGCGCCTGATGATGCCGTTAAGTTTCGCCGGGCTTATCAGCGGCATGATGACGCTAGTGGCGACGCCGCCAAATCTGGTTGTGAACAGCGAACTGCTGCGCGAAGGGCACGCCGGGTTCGGTTTTTTCAGCGTCACGCCCGTCGGGCTCGCCATTCTCGCGCTCGGCATTCTCTATATGCTGCTGATGCGCTTTATGCTCGGCACCGCTGAGAGCGCTGACAAACCGCAGGCCTGGAGCCGTCGCACGTTTCGCGATTTTATCCGCGACTATCACCTTACCGGCCGCGCGCGGCGGCTCGCAATCCGCCCCGGCTCGCCGCTTATCGGTCACCGTCTCGATGATTTAAAGCTGCGCGAGCGCTACGGCGCCAATGTGATTGGCGTTGAGCGCTGGCGCCGTTTTCGCCGTGTCATCGTCGATGTGAATGGCGTGACGGAGTTTCGCGCGCGGGACGTGCTGCTGATAGATATTTCCGCCTCGGATATAGATCTGCGCCAGTTTTGCAGCGAGCAGCAGCTGGAGCCGATGATCCTGCGCGGCGACTATTTTTCCGATCATGCGCTGGATGTGGGCATGGCGGAGCTGTCGCTAACGCCGGAAGGCGACATGGTGGGAAAAACGGTGCGCGAGATACGTTTTCGCAGCCGCTACGGGCTGAATGTCGTCGGCATCAAACGCGAGGGGAAAGCGCTGCCGGGCGCGGTGGTCAACGAGCCGCTTCAGCTTGGCGACCTCTTACTGGTGGTCGGGCCCTGGAAGCTCATCAGCCAGCTCGGACAGAAGAGTCGCGACGTGGTAGTGCTGAATCTGCCGGTGGAGGAGAGCGACGCATCGCCCGCCCACAGCCAGGCGCCGCATGCGATTTTTTGCCTCGCGCTGATGGTGGCGATGATGCTTACCGATGAGATCCCAAACCCGGTCGCCGCGATTATCGCTTGTCTGCTGATGGGTAAATTCCGCTGCATCAACCCGGAAAGCGCCTGGAAGGCGATCCACTGGCCGAGCATTATTCTTATTGTCGGGATGATGCCGTTCGCGCAGGCGTTGCAGAAAACCGGCGGGGTGGCGCTGATTGTCGACGGGCTGATGCGCGTCGGCGGCGGTTATGGCCCGCATGTGATGCTGGCTTGCCTGTTTGTGATGTGCGCCGCTATCGGCTTGTTTATTTCCAATACCGCGACCGCGGTGCTGATGGCACCCATCGCACTGGCGGCCGCGAACACGATGGGCGTGTCGCCTTATCCGTTCTCCATGGGCGTGGCGATGGCGGCGTCGGCTGCCTTTATGACGCCCGTTTCATCGCCGGTCAACACGCTGGTGCTTGGGCCGGGGAATTACCGTTTCAGTGATTTCGTCAAAACCGGCGTGCCGTTTACGCTTATCGTGATGGTGGTCTGCGTGCTGTTGATTCCGGTGCTGTTCCCGTTCTGA